Proteins found in one Patescibacteria group bacterium genomic segment:
- a CDS encoding glycosyltransferase family 2 protein, translated as MKFSVVIPSWNNLDLFKKNLRKIIAIGADEVIVTDDNSKDGSLDYLKKNFPKVKLIPHRRLGFAGNVNRGVEIAKHEIIILLNLDVVPRKDLLKPLKEDFQDPSVFAVSFNETNSPKLSWTKGYFLKGYIIYTAGRKTKTPHQTFWASGGSAAFRKSMWKRLGGFDESFKFYWEDIDLCYRAQKRGWRCLWDPRAQVTHQHESTFKKLRKSYVSLIQERNQLLFIWKNLTAPKLMPKHIAGIFYRLRNPGYLKVILAALIKLPGLIPKRFKEQEEAIISDKKILNL; from the coding sequence ATGAAATTTTCCGTAGTCATTCCCAGTTGGAACAATTTAGATCTGTTCAAAAAAAACCTAAGAAAAATTATCGCCATTGGGGCTGATGAGGTGATTGTCACTGATGATAATTCTAAGGATGGCAGTCTTGATTATTTAAAGAAAAACTTTCCCAAAGTTAAACTGATTCCCCACCGCCGCTTAGGTTTTGCGGGTAATGTTAATCGCGGAGTTGAAATCGCTAAGCATGAGATTATTATTCTCCTTAATCTTGATGTTGTTCCCCGAAAAGATTTACTCAAGCCCCTAAAAGAAGATTTTCAAGATCCAAGTGTTTTTGCCGTTTCTTTTAATGAAACTAACAGCCCAAAGCTTAGTTGGACCAAAGGCTATTTTTTAAAAGGTTACATTATTTATACCGCCGGCAGAAAAACCAAAACCCCTCATCAAACTTTTTGGGCAAGTGGTGGGAGTGCTGCCTTTAGAAAGTCGATGTGGAAACGTTTGGGTGGTTTTGATGAGAGTTTCAAATTTTACTGGGAGGATATTGATTTATGTTACCGCGCCCAAAAAAGAGGCTGGCGGTGTTTATGGGATCCTCGAGCTCAAGTCACTCATCAACACGAAAGTACTTTTAAGAAATTAAGAAAAAGCTATGTTTCTCTGATTCAAGAACGAAACCAGCTTTTGTTTATCTGGAAAAACTTAACTGCTCCGAAATTAATGCCTAAACACATTGCCGGCATTTTTTATCGTTTAAGAAATCCGGGTTATCTTAAGGTTATCTTGGCGGCCTTGATTAAACTTCCTGGCTTGATTCCCAAGAGATTTAAAGAACAAGAAGAAGCCATTATTTCTGATAAAAAGATTCTTAATCTTTAA